One genomic window of Lepeophtheirus salmonis chromosome 5, UVic_Lsal_1.4, whole genome shotgun sequence includes the following:
- the LOC121117325 gene encoding midnolin, producing the protein MMNKKESEASSVIQEDLSKSTSTPHPLDMISVTVAPFTGGPFLLRINKRDSVEELKKAVAKKLKVLKDRICLLYRESQLSEGSLEDNYVSDGARITLLPRAETGLLAQKPEQSVMQALESLNDSQVNDFLSGKAPLNLTMRLGDHMMLIQLQLSTVNAAAAAAAAASVNNKRSRSSLDSRWSQPSTNYRPKLDTRALAEASKNLTQTLKQLSSEVLTNKQQPGAESDEIPTKRPRMSSHQPQQQQQTQQQNNNSTTIPSSSTTSPPTPQSNHPYPPNNSNSSNNVTANKPQTSSSSSSSSSTSSKSHSKNGGAIIESMHHHGKGVYSGTFSGTLNPALQDKNGQPKRDITTIIHILNDLLCAQYKNYNSNSAAASVSARKTNNSSTSNSGTNGSTTSNGNASAEPKKNSQSANSTAESTHRSTMEQLQVTRDKMEQLRRVMEERKARRRARREARAAPYSTSWSVRSSEENNVVSGGDNVGESPSASSSIMNPPSSNAGNGSSTNSAAAPKDSQLFEPETVTV; encoded by the exons ATGATGAATAAGAAAGAGTCTGAAGCTTCTTCTGTGATCCAAGAGGACTTGTCCAAGAGCACGTCTACTCCTCATCCTTTGGATATGATCTCCGTCACTGTGGCTCCCTTTACGGGAGGACCTTTTCTCCTGCGTATAAATAAACGGGATTCTGTGGAAGAGTTAAAAAAGGCGGTTGCCAAGAAGTTGAAAGTTCTCAAGGACCGGATATGTTTACTCTATAGAGAAAG TCAATTGTCAGAAGGAAGTCTGGAAGATAATTATGTGTCTGATGGAGCCAGAATTACTCTTTTGCCCAGGGCCGAGACGGGTTTACTT gCACAAAAACCGGAGCAAAGTGTGATGCAAGCACTGGAAAGCCTCAATGATAGTCAG GTGAATGACTTTCTCTCTGGCAAAGCACCTCTTAATCTCACCATGAGACTTGGGGATCACATGATGCTAATACAATTGCAACTATCTACAGTGAATGCAGCTGCCGCAGCCGCCGCCGCTGCATCCGTCAACAATAAAAGATCTCGCTCTAGTCTTGATTCACGATGGTCTCAACCCTCCACTAATTATAGGCCCAAATTAGACACTCGAGCTTTGGCAGAAGCAAGCAAAAATCTCACGCAAACCCTTAAACAACTCTCCTCGGAAGTGCTAACCAACAAACAACAACCCGGAGCTGAGAGTGAT GAAATTCCTACCAAACGCCCACGTATGTCATCTCATCAgccacaacaacaacaacagacgcaacaacaaaataataattctactaCTATTCCTTCGTCTTCAACCACATCCCCTCCTACACCCCAATCTAATCATCCCTATCCGCCAAACAACAGCAACAGTAGCAACAACGTAACCGCCAATAAACCTCAAACCTCCTCTTCTTCTTCGTCGTCTTCTTCCACCTCATCTAAATCTCATTCCAAAAATGGTGGTGCTATCATTGAAAGCATGCATCACCATGGAAAAGGAGTCTACTCGGGTACTTTTTCAG GTACTTTAAATCCTGCCCTTCAGGATAAGAACGGACAGCCCAAACGCGATATCACCACTATCATTCACATTCTAAACGACCTGTTATGTGCCCAATATAAGAACTACAATAGCAATTCTGCTGCCGCCTCCGTCTCTGccagaaaaacaaacaatagtAGTACTAGTAATAGTGGAACCAACGGTTCGACGACGAGTAATGGCAATGCCTCAGCAGAGCCTAAAAAAAATTCGCAGTCAGCTAATTCAACTGCTGAGA GCACTCATCGATCCACGATGGAACAACTTCAAGTAACGCGGGATAAAATGGAACAGCTTAGACGTGTTATGGAAGAGAGAAAAGCTCGACGAAGGGCTCGCAGAGAGGCACGAGCTGCTCCTTACTCCACGTCTTGGTCTGTGAGATCCTCAGAGGAAAATAACGTTGTCTCTGGAGGAGATAATGTAGGAGAAAGTCCATCAGCATCCTCATCTATAATGAATCCTCCTTCAAGCAATGCTGGTAACGGCAGCAGTACTAATAGTGCAGCAGCGCCTAAGGATAGTCAGCTCTTTGAACCCGAAACTGTAACTGTTTAG